The genomic window CtgtcataaatagaaataaagttttctttatttctcattacaaaaaaatatattttattaacatgagaaacttcatattaattatatacgagagatacacgtcgccataagccgtctcaattttagttaaaacgcATCTTTaagcctttttgaatttgtcaaacgcaccaatattgcgaattttagatggtaatGAATTAAACATTGGCACATGGaaatgataaaaacaaaagtactGATCAGTTTTTAATGAGTTGTATATCAATTTATACATTAGTTCAGTTCTTTTCTCCTGGGCCTCAACACTTGACACTACATTGTACCCATCAAAAGTGCGGTACACAAACCTAAGCGTTAggtatattcatttattgaaaatggGTAGGTACTCGGCTAGTGCCCACAGCAGTGCAACGCATAACagctatttatttcaaacaaacaaaatatctttattcatcgaggtacacttattaacgtcaaaaaaattaaattaattgtaaatttacatttactaccaattcgcaagtcaagggcgtagagcgggcaagaaactcaaaTAAGGAGTAGTATATCTTCTGGAGCTGGagcgtattatactggtgaaagtcaccatttgttttataatcgtgtaaatttttttgtacatacaacaaggcttcaagaatatattgaccggGTGTCATAATATTACGttccttatatttattacaatgtcTACTTCATCGTGAAAAGTTACggaaagtgattttttttaaacaatagacAAACATTCGAATATAGaatccaatattttttttataaaatcatgttcgaaatatttataatgtgcCAGTAACATCGAGTGATTTTTTGGACCAACTACGTACGTTGCATATAATGGCTGGCAccattgatatacaaaaaacccAAGATGCACACTCAACGTCTATAAAACGTCCTCAAAAAATGAGCGCAACATTCTAAATTGTGCGCTCATTTCAAATAGTCTCGCGTCTGGGAGCAGTCGTCAAAAATGTCAAAGTGTTCTGtaagaaattgtaaaaatattacgtaaagAAGGCTAAAAAAGGATGGGATATCGTATTATCGGtaagtaaaaaactttattgattagtttttgttgtttttatgacTGATTATAACAAGCAAtgtgtgaatttatttattttttctaaaaacttCATTCAACGCACAAAGTTATATACGGCCAACTTCAATGGCTGCTTGTTCAGTGTTAGAACAACACATTACagtcttctttttattttagtcgcattataaaaattaccctGTTCTAATAAGTGGAgtcgattaatttttatttgtgtttttttattataaataaatttatgtactattGAACTTATTTGTGTGTAGTTtttgacaaatataattaCGCTAATAAAGTGTAGGTCAGGAGGTAgccaatttaacatttttttaatgttcgtaaatattttgatattgctTACAGATTGAAATACCGGATGATGGCGGTGATACTGAAGTGTACGAgttcaatgtttaatttagaaattgaaaagaaattcAAATCTCCTACCACTACTCAGCACGGGGTCAGTTTTGGATACACCTCGAAAAGTTCGTATAAAAAGCGAACTTCACAAATGCCGCAAAAGGTTTAATTAGCAAGGAAAAAgtcattaaaaacttaaggaaAAAGAATTCGAGATTTTAAAAAGACTATTCCACTAAAGAATgcgttaaatgttttaacgaAAAGGTTTAAATCGTTTTGaaccaaatatataataaacaattttaacagttattatttgtttttttggtaTACCCATAGGCTAcccaaaaacatatttatgcacaaataaaagtatatttatgtgtttaaaaCACAATCTAACAAActcttaaaatactaaatagtaatgtataatgaaaaaagaCATGTTCGACTCCATTCAATACCTTGTCCTACCGACCACGGTCGGTTGtcaaattttattgctttaagtACACTGCGTTGTAATAACAACTTTATGCAATTCGCGTAAGGTTGATTTTGCAATATTATATGCCTGTAACTTATAGAATGAGACAGAAATAGTGTTTCGGGACACTATCGAGCGTTACTTTTATTCGAGACTGTGCATCTTgggtttttttgtatatcaatggCTGGCACGGTGGCTGAATACAATGCTGCgtacaataattttactgtCTACCAGGATGTAATAGACACTGAGCCCCTGAGaaacttttaacatttaaagggGCCATATACTTATAAGCAGTTCTCTAACGCCGGGTAGTGTAGGtactttcttttctttaagtaTATAGAGATGTTATGCGGGATATCAAAAATTGTGGGTAAATTAAACgagttttattagaaaaaataatttatatacaaagtaCAGATCATTACAAACGCACAAAATACgctaaaattgtaaattcatGTAGAATATTTCTGCAATCTATTAAATCAGACATCCtctattaaatcaaattttatttatctttaataaagcatatatatgtagtttgaaaattaaatctgCCAAAATATAACGGATTACGTCTGGGCATTGTCGAATCTaacataaatcaataaatgtaGAATATAAAAGGTTAAGaaaatcaacaaaatatacagtttATAACAGATATGTCAATTGTTTTTGACATGTCAACTTGACAGCTGACAGAGATTAATCCCGTTTTTAACGGTTTGTTTTTAAGCAACGTATAACTAAGCTATGGCTACTtccatataaatttatgaaatcatTTTCAGTCTCAATACATATCTGAAGTTCCACGACAGTGCGCTAatgcccaaacccaataactcAATCCATATTTGACCATCCGAGATAGAcattttaatccaaatattgataataaccACTCTACGGATTGTAAGTAATCTGTCGATAGAAGCTATCCATGGAAGGTCGGATTggatgtggatagacctttgtataaaaatgacagttcaactgtgccaatatcctatcgtAAGTTTCAGTTTAACTATcaccagttttttaaataattaaaaagctatttgatatgttaaaaacatagacatgcatattttaatattatttgtacggttttatatactttatttggtgtattgattatcaaatataagtgtaaaaagcgaagagattgcattctatccgtcgccaaaaatggattgtcttcgtagggtttagttattgggatgcagagaacgatcgactgtcacggtctgatctcagattgttttcaatctgagattgtagTTGATTGGTTTCGGGCGTAAGTCGCTTCCAGTCGCGCACATCTTCCATTCTGAACAGTTACCCAGTACCACGCATGGACACTGTGGCATGGTCATCGGCAAGTACGTAATCTGCCTGCTCATTTGCCTCATCTGTTTCTAAGACCTCTTAAATACGATAGACCGCAACagactaacaaaataattcgTCGACTCGTACATTTTTTGGCTGATTTTCTTCGAATTCTCCAATATATTAGTAGCAATCTCACTTTTATATAGAGAAAGGATTTCCCATTGCCATGTCggtattaatgtattaatatccAATTGTTCATTCGTTGATTCGGTAACTTTAATATAGAACTGTTTTGAATCACTAAGAAGCCCCAGCGATAGTGTTACGCGCTTTGTTTCTTGTTTAAACActgatttgaattttattagagAAACGAAATCATTAGGCACCAGGGCTGTGGTGTCCAACAAGGTAATGCCATGCATTTGAAGTAGATTTTGAAAGTATTTGAAAGGCGATAGGGTTTTTGTTCGCGGCAATTCGACTGTATGCATCACCACCCATTCGGGTTCGAATTGGTTCTGGGGTTTTTCTGGTATTGTCCAAGCAACTTGGGCGGGTGTTGTCTCAGTTATAGTCTTGTTAGTGCTTTTGTCTGCCATTAACTGGGAGGCggatttaacttttattcgCGGCACAAATGGTATCGGCTCGTTTGGTTTGTCATTCACTTGTTCACTCACTGCATCGGCCAAGGATACTGTGTTTGTAATGATGGGCATAGATAGATTTTCTCCGCTAGAGGAGACACTTTTGGTTGTCTCTGTCTTTTTCACTTTGGGATTCGCAAcggaatttgtttttaaaagctttaataGCATTTTATCGCCATTATCGTTAGGCATTTGCTCTATTGTAGAGTCTTGTGTTGAATTCGCATCGGGAGTTGGAAACTCATCATttactagtattttttgtaaattttccaTATAAGTGTTACCGTCTGAACCAGTTAGTCCGCTCGCAATAACCCAACGAGGTTCagtatcatttttattgtcCTGCACTTTAGTTCTTATATGAACGCATTCCGTTTCTGGATTTTGACTAACTCTAGGATTCCATTCAATATCAAGATTTTTGTGTTCCAAGTAACGCAATAGGCCGTTGCAATTAAATGATTTGTTATTGACGATTTTTCGGCCAATGCTtagaattttatgtttcaaCTGTATATCCCTACTCTTGTCGTTGTCATTGTTCAAATATTTCTTGACGCAGGAAGCAACCACCTCGcgaatgatttttttaggtCCTTCATAAGTTTTGGGACTTGGTGTCTCATGATCTGAAGAATCAATATCTACACAttcaataacattattttgtaatttatttttactcgaACCGGGTTTTTCTAAATCTTTCTGTATGGGATCTTCTAATACAACTGTCTCATTGGAGCTTTGAGAAACTAGCCTTAATCTTTTACGTTTACGTTTACTGGTATCATCATCTGAGGAGTCGGAAGAATTTTTTTTCCCCCGATGACTAgaagatttttgtatgtacatCACGCGGTATTGATCATATTTGTTTAGTAGAATATGATTTTCATCCATAACAACCATGTCGTTAGAGCTGACAAAATTAGTTTTCTCATCGATTCTGGGCAGTTGgattttacatttctttagTATGTGGCCATATTTTTCTAGCAACGCACTGTGCTTTTCCATATGTGTTATGAGAATCTTTTTATTCCTGTACACGACTTCGCAAAATTTGCACGCGAAGTACTTGTTGTAATTTTTACGCCATGGTCGTACTGTTTTGGTatcatgattttttataacaattgaatcatttaaatttggcTCTGGGGATATTGGTTTCTTCTTTAAAGTCAACTTAAATGATTGTTGAGGCTTTGTTTCAGGTATACTCGATTGTGTTGACGATACAGTATCCTGCTGTTGTAAAGGTACCACCACAATCTGGAAAAAACAAGACACGTTGTTTATACTCTTACCAGCAAAAATAGCAGAATATGATAAAGTACTCACACAATTAGgctttgcattttttttaagaccGAGTTGCTTTTCTTGAtaggttttctttttttcatgGAAGTCTGACAGAATAGTCTCACATTTTTTGCAGATCAACTGAGGTAGACCATCAAAGGGATCGACCTGTAAGAAAATTTTCAGATTAAACCAActaattatttagtataacCGAGTTAAGATTGTTAACGGAATCCGTAGCGAAGGACCAAAAACtgatctaaatatttttctataagaaGGGTACAGTTGCTAGATATAGGCAGGCTGCTTAGTGACAATGGCATTGGAAGGAGTTTGGATTACAAAGATACTGGACTTGACAACTGggaacaacaacaaataagAGATGAGAGTGCAAAGACTAGGGACAAAGGACacctaaaaaaacaccctacTTACAATAACAACAAGAAAAGATTCCAAAAGAATATATACAGAACAAAATACTacccaaaatatattttaaatatcaagaaAGAAGTAAGAGCCAAGCAAAAAAGGGCTAAATTGCTTTTACAAGGTGATAAAAATCCAGGCGTAAGAAAAGgataaagaagaagaaaacaCCAACAGAGTCGCCCAAACGGCAAGATAACACTAACGATGTGAGACAAgaacaaataacataacagcctttaaataaagctttcCCGCTAGGTAATGAGCGCTACCTATATCGTGACCAAACCCTTCCTAATATGGGACATATGTCTGAAAGACAAATCCCATAAGATAGATAAACCCCTAAACAGAATATCAATTTACACATCGCAATACTAAATGTATTACTCTCTCAAGTGAAGGGAATCGAGATTCGTGAAATAGAGAACGCACCGCAAAATATTGGATGGAATATCCTGGGCCTCAGCGAAATAAGAGGATTGGAAAATACAATTGAAGAACAAAGAGACTACATATAACATACTTTTGTAGTAGACGAAACGAAAGGACAGTGCGAGGTaggttttatgataatttgaaattgtGATCTTTCCTTTCCTTTTCTTTCTTAGAGTGTATCCGACAGAATAACAGAAAAgcaaaaaaaggaaatatagtAGAAGGATTTAATAGTTgaataatgtaaacaaatatacttttcAAACATACAACATTAAAACGGAAAATTGAGTTGTATTTCTTTGCGCACATACAATAGTCCAGCTGCAGGGTTGATGCGTTcatcgatttttgtttaaaaccaaatttttatgtttatttataattaggagaatatatatttactagggtgactatcaaaatttggcggccattaatttttatttagtttttcttaagtttatttaatttttaaattaaataacgtcTACATAACGgtacttaatttatatgaagatTCTCAAAAATTACGGTTGCCGTTGCGCACCTGGCCGCACCTCTTTGCAGCCAAGTATAAACAGGTATCATTTCGATAGACTTATACGTTTATTTCTTTCTACTATACAATTAAcagcaattataattaactttccTGTTATTACAACATTATGTTAATGCTTCTATTAtgtgacataataaaattaatgacatttgcatgaCACTTCATATATggtggatttttataataattgtatctaaTTGTACGACtttcttagcaaataaacaatttcatttcatttcatttcactaTTTCTGAGGTCATGGACATTTCAGAATGGATAAAGGACACACTGACTAATAaccaaaatatatgttttaatgtgttataattattgttgatCTGCAAAGGcttttgtatttcatataacaattaaattgttgCCGGGCAGAcacattttatgtattacaCTGATCACCATGAGATTAGTTGAATATTCCACACATTTTGTGACTAGCTAAGCACAGTAGTGAGTATAGATCATCACCCGAGATCTAGAGAGactatatcatatataaagaaTAGCCATAGTATAATGCAAGATATGGTAATTTAAGTCCAATATCTACAATTGGAGCATGGGGCAAGTCATCAGTATCAAGtgtttaattgataataattaattaatgttgtgCATCCCAACCCGAAACAATAATGGTTTAGCCAGGACCAAAAGTGGTAATGTAATATTCACAATAGGCCTCCAAATTGCAGATCAAGAATATGatgacaaatattaaatacctcTTCGCCTATAATAGAAATTACACCAGATTGAATGTCACTGCTTTGTACTCCAGTTGGTGTTTACCAACTATTGAGCTTTAAATTACTAATGAACAAATAAAGAACAAGAGTAGctcattattttctttttgtaatagatcattatgtataaaatcaaCAGTAtatcagaaattaaatttaatcaccaATTACTGCTTTAGAAAGCATAGTGAAGTAGGACATGTTAAAGCTTCTTATTGCACCtatgcttataaaataattaacatgaaTCTGCatagagaaaataaacaaagcttAGAGTagtgtattattaaaaggtaCTTACATCTATATCAAAACAGAACTTTATTTGTGCTTGTACATTTGGAACTATTTGATACTGGCCCATTTCATCTAAACATAATCGACAAGTTATAAAAAGCTTCGGATCCACTTCTATTTTATACATTCTACAACAGAtctgtaaaaaaaaggttaaacaaagttatttttttaggttataAACgatgtgtttattatttactaacaaCTTACTCGTAACGTTTGCCGTTTTCGAAAATATACGTTGGGAAGTTTAATTCTATacaattgttaatatattttactttatgaacattagttcattttgaaataattgttaatgaaatttatcCGTAACCATATTATTAGATTCGTTTtgacatttttacatttgaaaaaaCCGCTACCTATTAAGTGGTAGCAAAACTTCCATTGCGCAACTATCTAGCGGCGTAAGAAACATTTACATCGATTTACCATTGCacctatttatatagtttagcGACATCTATTAAGGAGTAGCAATTTCACAAAAAAGATTCCCGCACCACTCCCAGCAAGATGCGTCTGTCGCTACGTCGGCCATGTTACACGGAGCGATGACATCGCGGCGTGCCACCGATGACCGATCACCGATGTTCACATTACGTCACGAATCCCCGCCCCCGCTTCCCCCAAATCGCGCGTATATCGCTACGCCGGTCGACACCGCATTCCTGAGTGCTGAGTCATCGCGTCGCGCCACCGATGGCGTCATGCACTTCGACCCGCCCACCCCGCAGCCGTCTATGTATGCGTCTGCTGTGACGTCATTTGCTCCTGCTGACGACGGCGCCGCCCCTACGCTGGTGGCGCCCTCCTCATACGCAACGATGGTGACCGCACCTATGGTCCACGCACAGCCCCCCAAGGCCCCTGTGGCCCCGAAGAAGCCATCATATCCGCCCATCGTGATCAATTTCCTGCCCAATTATGTGCATCATTTGGGGAGAATCAGCCAGCTGGTGGGACGTTTAGCCAACACCAGGGCAAGGGCTACCGTATCTCCCCCGAAACAGCTGACCAGTACCGGGAGGTCCAGTATTACCTTACGGACCTGGAGAAGGAGGACCGCCGGGTCTCCTGGTTCTCATACTCTCTACGAGCGGAGCAGGACCTCAAGGTGGCGATCCGGGGAATCAGGGGACCAGTCACCAACGACCCCGAGGAACTGGCCCAGGCGCTACGAGCCCGAGTACATACGCCCAATTCGTGCCAGGGAGG from Pieris rapae chromosome 23, ilPieRapa1.1, whole genome shotgun sequence includes these protein-coding regions:
- the LOC111003143 gene encoding uncharacterized protein LOC111003143 isoform X2; this translates as MYKIEVDPKLFITCRLCLDEMGQYQIVPNVQAQIKFCFDIDVDPFDGLPQLICKKCETILSDFHEKKKTYQEKQLGLKKNAKPNCIVVVPLQQQDTVSSTQSSIPETKPQQSFKLTLKKKPISPEPNLNDSIVIKNHDTKTVRPWRKNYNKYFACKFCEVVYRNKKILITHMEKHSALLEKYGHILKKCKIQLPRIDEKTNFVSSNDMVVMDENHILLNKYDQYRVMYIQKSSSHRGKKNSSDSSDDDTSKRKRKRLRLVSQSSNETVVLEDPIQKDLEKPGSSKNKLQNNVIECVDIDSSDHETPSPKTYEGPKKIIREVVASCVKKYLNNDNDKSRDIQLKHKILSIGRKIVNNKSFNCNGLLRYLEHKNLDIEWNPRVSQNPETECVHIRTKVQDNKNDTEPRWVIASGLTGSDGNTYMENLQKILVNDEFPTPDANSTQDSTIEQMPNDNGDKMLLKLLKTNSVANPKVKKTETTKSVSSSGENLSMPIITNTVSLADAVSEQVNDKPNEPIPFVPRIKVKSASQLMADKSTNKTITETTPAQVAWTIPEKPQNQFEPEWVVMHTVELPRTKTLSPFKYFQNLLQMHGITLLDTTALVPNDFVSLIKFKSVFKQETKRVTLSLGLLSDSKQFYIKVTESTNEQLDINTLIPTWQWEILSLYKSEIATNILENSKKISQKMYESTNYFVSLLRSIVFKRS
- the LOC111003143 gene encoding uncharacterized protein LOC111003143 isoform X1 is translated as MICCRMYKIEVDPKLFITCRLCLDEMGQYQIVPNVQAQIKFCFDIDVDPFDGLPQLICKKCETILSDFHEKKKTYQEKQLGLKKNAKPNCIVVVPLQQQDTVSSTQSSIPETKPQQSFKLTLKKKPISPEPNLNDSIVIKNHDTKTVRPWRKNYNKYFACKFCEVVYRNKKILITHMEKHSALLEKYGHILKKCKIQLPRIDEKTNFVSSNDMVVMDENHILLNKYDQYRVMYIQKSSSHRGKKNSSDSSDDDTSKRKRKRLRLVSQSSNETVVLEDPIQKDLEKPGSSKNKLQNNVIECVDIDSSDHETPSPKTYEGPKKIIREVVASCVKKYLNNDNDKSRDIQLKHKILSIGRKIVNNKSFNCNGLLRYLEHKNLDIEWNPRVSQNPETECVHIRTKVQDNKNDTEPRWVIASGLTGSDGNTYMENLQKILVNDEFPTPDANSTQDSTIEQMPNDNGDKMLLKLLKTNSVANPKVKKTETTKSVSSSGENLSMPIITNTVSLADAVSEQVNDKPNEPIPFVPRIKVKSASQLMADKSTNKTITETTPAQVAWTIPEKPQNQFEPEWVVMHTVELPRTKTLSPFKYFQNLLQMHGITLLDTTALVPNDFVSLIKFKSVFKQETKRVTLSLGLLSDSKQFYIKVTESTNEQLDINTLIPTWQWEILSLYKSEIATNILENSKKISQKMYESTNYFVSLLRSIVFKRS